Proteins found in one Streptococcus criceti HS-6 genomic segment:
- a CDS encoding MarR family winged helix-turn-helix transcriptional regulator: MDRCFSRQLEAVGLNYRDSRYYGVLLAVYNYPQLTQLKIGEKLSIDRTSIGQLIDELERKGLVHREKKPKDRRQNVLTLTLEGEGLVKNMWPKLKAAEQQVIRDLPDSQKTIILEIAEQIKENNHDKTGITRNLP; encoded by the coding sequence ATGGATCGGTGTTTCAGTCGGCAATTAGAAGCAGTGGGATTGAACTATAGGGATTCTAGATATTACGGAGTCCTTCTGGCTGTTTATAATTATCCTCAGCTGACTCAGCTGAAAATTGGGGAGAAGCTCAGTATTGACCGCACAAGTATCGGGCAGCTGATTGACGAACTTGAGAGGAAAGGATTGGTTCATCGCGAAAAAAAACCTAAGGACAGAAGACAGAATGTCCTTACATTAACGTTAGAAGGAGAAGGGTTAGTCAAAAATATGTGGCCTAAACTCAAAGCCGCCGAACAGCAAGTGATCAGAGACTTACCTGACAGTCAAAAAACTATTATCTTAGAAATCGCTGAACAAATAAAGGAGAATAACCATGACAAAACTGGAATTACTAGAAACCTACCTTAG
- a CDS encoding IS982-like element ISScr1 family transposase has protein sequence MSHLQYTAKSHHLQWNLKQLSKICHQLYRNYCPYSFKHRHNISLSKVSDQSLLVLLILQAELGIKSQRHFYRLCHLFPCGQLLERSRFNRRARQLVWLVQVIRQAMNTQISPDTIAIIDSFPLPLCQPVRNCRTRIFNDLADIGYNASKHLWFYGFKVHMLVTLSGYILNYVVTPASVHDIRTVDDLLENCRQPYILADLGYLSRELKDHLVQKGYHLWTPLRQNMAGAKQHNHWKLMAMRRTIETRFSELCALFDVEHTLTRGLAGLQLRLEQIILTHNLRYFEIN, from the coding sequence ATGAGCCACTTACAGTATACTGCTAAATCTCATCACTTACAATGGAATTTGAAGCAATTATCAAAAATATGCCATCAGCTCTATAGGAATTATTGTCCTTACTCTTTCAAACATCGTCATAATATCAGTTTATCTAAGGTTTCAGATCAATCGCTATTGGTTTTGCTTATTTTACAAGCTGAGCTAGGTATTAAATCACAACGACACTTCTATCGTCTCTGTCACTTATTTCCTTGCGGCCAACTTCTTGAAAGAAGTCGTTTTAACCGACGAGCAAGACAGTTGGTTTGGTTAGTTCAAGTCATTAGACAAGCCATGAATACTCAAATTTCTCCTGATACTATCGCTATTATAGATAGCTTTCCCTTACCACTTTGTCAACCTGTCCGTAACTGTAGAACACGTATTTTTAATGATTTGGCAGACATTGGTTACAATGCTTCTAAACATCTTTGGTTCTATGGATTCAAAGTACATATGCTGGTCACTTTATCAGGCTATATTCTGAATTACGTTGTGACCCCTGCCTCAGTACACGATATTAGGACGGTTGATGACTTACTAGAAAATTGCCGACAACCTTATATTTTAGCAGACCTAGGATATCTTAGCAGGGAACTTAAAGACCATCTAGTTCAAAAAGGCTATCATCTATGGACTCCTTTGCGTCAAAACATGGCAGGAGCTAAACAACATAATCATTGGAAATTGATGGCTATGAGACGAACCATTGAGACACGCTTCTCCGAGCTTTGCGCTCTTTTTGACGTAGAACACACACTGACTAGAGGTTTAGCAGGACTGCAGTTAAGACTTGAGCAAATTATACTTACTCACAACCTGAGATACTTTGAGATTAACTAG